Sequence from the Prunus persica cultivar Lovell chromosome G5, Prunus_persica_NCBIv2, whole genome shotgun sequence genome:
ctgtgtattcttcttcttgtaggaggtcatatttataatagaacgaaacctgaatgggcaagtaaataataaatcaattgcaattataataggaattcttggtgtgtaaggaaagtaagttaatatccacaagtcacgccaacaagTAACAATAACAATCACATTGTATCACATTTGTCCCTTTGTGGATATTGCCTTTGAAGTGGATCAAACCATTGATGTAGCAGGTGAGTTTGGCAAGTGAAACACATGTAGGCTTCTTACTCGTAATCAAGAACTTTGGAAGAATAATCCTAATCCCTAATACTGAAGTCATCAAAGACTACTCCTCCTTGTTATATCATCATGATCCTTAACCCATTCCTACCTTCCCTTCTCATAAGTTCATAACTGCTTGGTCTAGGCCATAAAAAGCTACGGAATTTGACCAGGCACAGCCATGAAAATTAGAGCCAAACTGACATTTAAGCCCTTCTAAAACTTTAAATGTATATAAAAACATGTTAAACTAAACAGGTCCATTTAAAACATGGCAATAGATAAGTTACATTTAAAACAAGGgtaatgctagggagaccatcTATTTGTACCATATTTGTATACCATCTAATGTAGTTGTTGAGTTGGCTATGCCACATCATTAAATGAGTTTTcaacatttgtaattttttattattttttcacccATCACTTTACAGAAACCTAAGCGACCCTCCCCTTCCTCCTCCCCTATCTTCTCCATAATCTGCCAGCAACAATAAACCATACTAGAGCTTTCCCTTATGCCGGCGACGACGGTAAGTTCATCTCTATTTCACTCTTGGGTTTTCTCTTGTTGGGTGATGATTGGAATTTTTGGATTGATTCTTTGAATCATTGATATTTATATTACTGTTAAGATCGGTATTGAATACTTTTATACTGATTGTATTTCATGTCCAATATTGGTTTCGGTTCTCATAATTGGCtatttttggttctttctAGGGATGGCTTGCCATGCCTCCCTCCATACTTGAAGTCTTTagatgtttttcattttttgagcGTAATCTTATGTTACTTggagttttgttttctcctATCCTTATTCCCTTTTTGCATGTTGTGTGTTGAaacctttttttccttgtttgtaTGGATATTGGTCTTTGTAATTTATGTCTGTTGCTGTTATTAAAACCTCTTTTTCCATACCTTCGACTACTATGCATAtcctattttgttttgtaaccATGTCTTTGAGTAGCTTTACGAGTTCATATATTAAtcaagaagatgatgaggttCGAATGGAAAAGAATGATGATGAAGCAGCAAGTGAGGAGTGAGAATTGAAATATGGGACTATTTCATGTGGTTGAGAAGGCAAATATAAAAGTAAGTCAAGTAATGTCCTAAAGCCACATCCAAGTATTAAAACTGATTGTAAAGCTAGAGTAAGAGCAGGTATACTCTTAGATGGAAGGTGGCAAATCAACTCTATCAAGCTTGATCATAACCATGATATGAACCAAGGCTCATTATTTTGGATGTCATCAAACAATAAGTTTAGATATGAAAAAGAGGACTGAGTTAAATGATAAAGCTGGAATAAGGTTAAACAAGAGCTATAATTGATTAGTGGTTGAAGCCGGGAGAAGGGGGGCATGGGGCACGAGAATATCTCCTTCTTGgagaaattatatttaaaatgtgAGACAATTACGGCTCGGAGAAGGCGATGCTACTGCAATCCAaacttattttctaaatatgcaagctcaaaattcaaaattcttttATGCAATTGATTTAGATCAAGATGATCGGTTAAGAAATGTATTTTGGGCATATGCAAGAAGTAGGACGGCATATGAGGAATTTGGAGTTGTTGTTACATTTGATACAACCTAATTGACGAATAAGTATGACATGCCATTTGCTCCACTTGTGAGGGAAATCATCATGGGCAATTGATTTTACTTGGATGTGGGCTGATTTCAAGTAAAGATATCTATACTTTTATTTAGTTGTTTAAGTCTTGGCTTGCATGTATGTATAGGCACGCTCCTTGTGGAATAATTATTGATCAAGATAATGTTAGATTTTCTATATATGTTTTCATGATCTTTCACACAACCTGAAATACAGAGAAGATATATTTGGCGTTATCTTCCTTGAGTACACGATCTCAGAACTCATTCAATCTTTAGCAGCAACACTAGCAAAAGACGAACGGCTCAAgacttcttctctctctctctcataaactatttcagctctctctctttatgatGAGATTAGGGTTAAAGAACATGTCTGACGAGAGTAGGGTCTTAAGCTTATATAAGGATAGGTCAAATCATCTTTACTCATCACCAAGGGCCAACATGAATAAAAATGTTACAATTGATAATCATGTTAAAAAGCTTATTAATAATGATAGCAATGGAAATTTTATGGGCTTAATTAAAATGATTGCAGAATGGGATCCAATAGTGAAAGAACACTTGAGACGGATTGATGATAAAGAAATTCATCATCACTATCTTAGTCCAAAGATTCAAAATGAGTTGATCACTAGGTGAGCATAACTCCAatcatttcaaaaataaataaaaaacaaagtatttttatgttatacTTGACTGTACACCCAATGTAAGTCATCAAGAAAAAATTACCTTGATATTGAGATGTGTGGATGTTTCTACACACGTTGTAAAAGTAGAAGAGTTCTTTTTGGAATTCTTAAAAGTTGATGATGCATCGCGGCAAGGGCTCTTTGAAGAATTACAAAGCGTATTAGTAGATCTTGAACTTGATATTGATCATGTGAGAGGACAAGGGTAAGATAACAGATACTGTATGAAAGGGAAAAGCCAAGGTGTacaaaaaaagactattatatataaatctaAAGCATTGTACACACCATGTGCTTGTCATTGTCCTAAGTTGACACTTTGTGATATTGCGGACTCTTGTAGGAAAGcaaaagattttttttggaGTGATACAATGTAtttattctttgttttctcattCCACAAAGTgctagaaaattttgaaagataATGTAACTCTTAAGCCATTGTCAACCACACGTTAGGAAAGTCGTGTTGAAAGTGTCAAAGCGACATGATTTCAAATTATGGAAGTAAGAGAAGCTTTACTCCAATTGGCATGACTCTAAAGTTAGGACTCAAGCTGATAATAGCAAGACATGGACTTGGAAACTTTGAGTTTTTAGTAGCCATGATTATTTGGTATGATATATTGCATGTTGTGAATTTAGTTAGTCAAAAATTGCAAGCAAAAGACATGTTTATTCATGTTGCTATAGAGCAAATaaagggatttttttttttttgaaagtacagaaattttttgatttgCTCAAGCTATGTTTGTTGCTAAAAAAGTGGCTGCTAGCCTGGAAAATGATCTAATGTTTGTGGGAAAATTTCAAATTCGTAGAAAAAGATATTTTGACGAGAATGTCAATGATGAGTCCACACAATCAACTCATGAATCGGCTTTTATATATTGTTGATGAACCAATTGGTTTTTTGAAGAGAAGGTTTGAACAATATTAAGCATTTGAGGATATCTTcggttttttatttactttaacaAGTTAAACTCATTGGATGAAGATAATTTGGGAATCATATCGtgattatttgaatttttttttgaaacatgTCATGTCTTCTGATCTTGATGTGAAAAATTTGTTTGAAGAGTTAAAAGTCATACAAGATATTTTaccaaaagaagcaaaaacatCCACTGACATTTTGAGTGCTTTAAAAAgactaaattatttttcaaatgcaaTCATTGCTTATAGAATATTATTGACTTTACCTGTTACAGTTGCTTTGGCTGAAAGAAGTTTTTCCAAATTGAAGTTATTGAAATCTTACTTGTGATCAACCATGCCACAAGAAAGATTAAATGGTTTAACTTTGATATCTATtgaaagtgattttatgaaagAACTTGATTTTACTCGTTTGATTAATGATTTGCAACTAAAAATGCAAGAGGACAGTTTTCAGATGATTTTTTAACTGCTAGTTGCTAGTTTTTGATTGTGTGGCTGTTTTGGTTGATGGTTTTGGTTGCTGAACAAAGTgttggtttttggtttatgGTGTTCGTTGATGTTTTTTGTTCGTTTTTGAACTACcttcaccatttttttttttatgtaaaagACAATTGAGTGGGCTAcgaataaaagaaattaaatgtaGTTGACTTTATTAAGGATCGATTTGGTTCTATTTATGGATGTAATTGATGTCACTAAGGGTGCATTTGGTTCTATTTAtggattatgatttttttttttttttttagttgtatATATAGGACATCAACATCTCTCTTTGCACAAGGTCTCTAAAATCAATGGACCGGCCCTCGGCACTAATCTAACTGTATTTAAACTTAATCAAAGTAGTGCTTCCCCTAATTGACTCTAAGGCAGAACCCAAACTCTTCTCAATTTTATCATTATAATCGTTTCTCCTCTTCTTGATCATAAATTGGTCATATTTATGCCAAAAGAACGCAACAACACAAGCAactaaagaaatcaaaataacagtcattttcttcttatcaGAGCTATGCGTCGAGAATTGAGCGCAAACAAGCACTGGGCGGTCCTGATATCAGCCTGATCGTACTGATTAGCGAAAGCCGCCTCTTAAATCGATAGGTATGTCGTGCAAGTGGAGACATTTTCGACGGACTTACTGGTCAAATACCAGGCTTTTAAGCTGGACAAGTTGGTGGTGTAAGAGGTACATGGCGAGCTATTCTCGAGAGACTGGTTATAGTTATCGATGACGTTCTTAAGCGTGGCTTTTCCGACTAGGGCTTCGAACTGCTGCATAGTGGTGATGTTCATGTAACCTTATGAGATCCAGCTAGTCTCGAAGCCGCATGAGGTGCGAATGTCGAAATTGGGGACAAACTCGGAGGCTAGGGCTTGGTAGGAGGCCTAGTAGCACTCGAGGCCGTCTGGTAGGGGGAGGAAGGAGTCGGTGAGCTAAAGGTACTGTGCCTCGACGAGACGGAGGCCTTGGGGGATGTATTGGCACTCAGTGTTGCTTAGGCTTCTATAAAGTGAagggtgaaaaaaaaaaaaattaaaaactcatTTAATGATGTGGCATAGCCAACTCATCAACTACATCAGATAGTATACAAATATGGTACAAATAAATGGTCTCCATAGCATTACAAAGGAATAACAAACACCAACTTGTTTATCAACTTTATTAACACTAACACATGTGGCACATGACATGACATACCATGTCATCGCcacctcaattttttttaattacatattttgttcccaaaaaagggaaaaataaaataaaaaaacaacaacaaaaaatagacCAACCATCATTCCACATTAAACCCCTTGCCTCCCCTAGCcccaacagaaaaaagaaacctaGAACGCCGCCAATCTTTATGCAATTCTAGGTATAGGCTGCCAAGTCCTGTACTTTGGTTTTGCCACCGGATCagatgaaattgaattaagcTAGGTTGCAAGTTTGGTTATCATATTTCATGTTCTTAATTAGATCTTGACATTGTAGCACAACGGTGAGAGAACAATCTTTAGATCTGAAGCTTGTCCTTCTATCAaagcctttttttctttcaatttcattggcaATTCATGTCAATAGGAATAAAGCAAAAAGGGTCGTAAATCTCAACCTTGTTTGCTTTTGGTGGAACCTTCCTGTTcttagaataaaaaataagaatttaAACTAGTTTGTTTATGATAATCTTCCTTgggtttttagggttttacaGAAGTGAAGGGGAGGAGGGAGGGTAATCGttgggtgtttttttttttttttttggctgagTGAAATTCGTTTTGttgcaaaaaaattaggaatttaAAACAGAAAGATGAGATGAAAGAATACTATGGAATGTCATATCATGTGTTATCTGTGTTGGTTTCTATAAGTTGGTCAACAAGTTGGTGCCCATACCATTATTAAAAACTAAACCCCAtttgacaaataaaaaaagaatattgacAATGATTAGAACTAGGAATATGATCCAAAAATAGCCGCCaagttaatttttattttaataaatattcgTAACTCAAACTAGATACCATCTTGAGTTCTTGTGTGTGGGCTTATGTCAAAGCTTTTAAGGGTCTGTTTGgtattctataaaaaaaaacctcaaaaattatgattttttttatttttaacatgaGTTTTTAAATACCGattttaagagagagagagagagagagagagagagagagagagtgtaaaaccctttttttaaataaaaaaaaattggtcctcttttaagttgtttttaaGTTGGACTTTTGAAAAATGGACTTTATCAAACGTGAATTATAGACTTTGAACTCAAAcgttatttttgaatttagaAAATGAATCCAAGTAAGATACCACGGCCCTAAATCTTCCAACAAAGTCCACAGagtatatattgtatttttaaaatatgtagGCTTCTTAAATAATGaattttctataataaaaaaactgaTATATCGACAAAAttgataccaaaaaaatatatatatatatatatatatataatcgcAAAATTTGAGGAGAAGTTTGAGGGCCATGTGTTGATATCATATAAAAATTCGACTAGAAAACTTCCTATCCCACGATCCACTATCATGGAGGTGCACAAACTCTTAACCAACTCGACacagatgaagaaaaataacaaatgcaGCATATAATCTAACAATATATGGTGGTGTAATCGAATATACTACCTAATTACAAATCAtgaattttctgaaaaatcaGAACAAATAATCGTACAAATTCCCTCGAAACCCTACCCTGACATCTTCAACAAGGGATCTTATCGATGAACCatctaattatttttacaggAAGCTTGATAAGAGTGACTGCCAAATTCGCTAGCCCACCAACACAACAGCAGCATGGACACAAGCAACTCAAAACCgacctgcaaaacaaaaagaacaaagaacatTACCTCTAAGAAATTGATTTAACAAGAAGATAATTCATGTAACAAGAAGACAGCCATTGCATGTGTATGAATGAACTCACCCAAGAACCCAGATGACAGCACCAACAACAGATAAGACCAATGCAAccaaagcaaaaggcaaacCCAGCAAGAAACCCAATGGCCTGCAATCTCCCATGCTGAttgaccaacaaaaaaaatctcttGCCTTCACCTAAAACACTTGTCTCATTTCTctttaatatatatgggttttGAGAAGCGTTGTGGTTTCTTTGTGGATTTTGAAAGAGAAGATGGAGAATGTTGAAGTTGTCATAAAGGCAGGCGGacttgtaaattaatttgtaGGAAGGAAGGATAACTGCTGTGAGACGGAGGCGGActtgtaaattaattaattccaAGGAAGGAAACCTGATGTGAGGCGGACGCGGAATGCAACCGCGCGccctctctctgtgttttagGATTGGACAGAATTATCCTTTTCCAAACTCAAggatatttgaatttgttgaagttgttggGGTTAGTTGAGGAAATTCGTTTCCCAGAAgcttcttctgtttttctaTTGGTCAAAAGTCTAGATTGTGAACAACGTGTGAAGACTTCCCTCTGGATGGTTTCCACAATGAAGCTTCTTCTGTTTTCGTATTCATTACGTGCgactcaaaaaaataaattttcttttcgcTTAATCATtactaaatataattaataattttttttattaatgataaattcattttttagataatatcattatttgaaattcaaattttgttaatAGTTGTTGGATGAAGACGTCTACGGACCCACAGTGGGGTCAATAGAGTCAAACGATCCTATGGACTCCATGAAAATAAGTTCGAATGTCCTCTTGAGCTAACTGTGCAACTCCATGAAATGCCTTCCACCGTGccgcttcttttttttaaaacatgctggccaaaacggcacttatttatttattttttataaacacgctggccaaaacgggttcgttttaaaaaattaaaatagttcCAGCCATTCCAAAACCCCTTCACTTGATCCTAGcctctccaaaaaaaaaaaaaaaaaaaaaaaccttttacTCTATGACTCTAGAGACAAGATTCTTGAGTCCGTCATTGGTCTTCATACCTTTATATAATAGACACTTTATTCAGGCCATAGTACATAGAATTTTGGAATCACATTATATGCTTCGATTTGTAATAAGGACACTGCAACTCTGTAGGACTCTATCACCaaccaaattaatattttcaatttaatttattgttgTATTGATTTGATCTATTGTtataaatagaatttatttcgttttattttttattctgttATTTGGTTAATTTCTGACGTTCTCCAACAACAACTAATACCAACTTGAGATTCAAAAATTGTTGCTTTTCGCAAGTAAAAGACTTCTCCTCCTAATAATATCATGATGATTCCGTAACCCATTTCTGGGCCTTCCTTCTCGTAACTGCTTGGTCTGGGCCATACAAAGCTACGAAATCTAACTGGGCATGGTCATGCAAAATAAGAGCCCAAATAGACATTTAAGCCCttttaaaacttcaaaaattatatattaaaaaacatGTTAAACTAAACCGATTAACAGGTCCATTTAAAAAGCCCTGGAATTGAATTTGGTAAGATAAATTGTCCAGATGTTGAGTGTTCACTAATGTCGAGTCAAAGGTGCTTTTAAATCGGAGAAGAGGAACAAAAGATCGCACACAGAGAGAGCAGATCGCCACTCGCCAGCCAGCAGTGGCTTTTGGTTTTTGCTGAATTTTGGTGTCGTCTTCGTCAACTGTCGACCGGCGTTAAATAAAATTGCAGCACTGAGAGGTGCTGTTATCTTCTCTTACTTACAAGCTCTACTCTACATGATGCCATAGTTcattcataaaaacaaaaacgtaCGTTTCCATGTATTCCGGATAACAACAATTCACTTTCcttgtattattatttacttttctGTCGCTGCCCTCCCATTAATTTACCTCCTGCTGCTGCATTTCCAGCCCCAAAGCCCTACCCTGCCCTAGACGACGCCGTTTCACTTCTCTGCCGGTGCTATCTCTCAGTCTCAGTCTCAGTCTCGGCCGCCACTTTTACAGCCTACAGGCAACAAAGACCCATTTTCTTGGTATTCTCTTGGGTGCttgaatttataaattataactcTTTTCGTGTCTTTTGATCCAATTTTATTATTCCTCTCTTCGGTCCCCTAGTTAAATCAACGAAACCGCAGCAAACAACTTCGATTGGTTGTGCGTTCTTTCTTTcgtactttatttatttattttttatttaatttaaaaaaataaaacaagagaTTGAGAACTTCACACTCTTGCTAGGACCAGGCCGAATgttagggtttggattttccAGAAAATATTTCTCAAGAACAGGGAAAACCAAAAGTGCCATTGCATGATTCTCCTGTGTTTTGTTAAATTAtgtgtttattttattccaTTCAGCGCCAGGAAGgaagcaatatatatattacttcATTTTATTGGTATGTATAAAATGAACATTATCTGATTGAATATTGTATTGCATTCAGATTTCAGagtgtaaaatcaaatcaCTATAATTTAGATGGAGGACAAGGAAAAATTGGGCCAAGAGAAGGATCAACTTGGGCAGCCACCTCAACCGGAAACAAATGATCAAGTTATGAGGGATGCTATTCAGGACAAGCCGGCTACTCATGAGGGGAATGTTGGTGATGATGTTAAAGTCAATGAGGCTCTTCTTAGTGATGTGCCCATAGAAAACAAGGCTGCTGGCAGCAATGCCACTGTCAAAAATCAGCTCAAATCTGTAGATAAACATGTAGGGGTGGGGGAGTTGAAGAATGGGTCAAACGATACCGAGGTACCTAGTTCCAGacatattgtttttgtttatgaatGACTTTAATGCAATGAGTGTTCTCTTTCCTGGCTATAATTCTCAATTGCattacttcttttattttgcttttctaATTTGCAGATGGCTGAGGCTGATGATACGGGGGATGGTACACCATCGCAGCAAGCAGCATTTATGAAGGAGGTGGAAAGTTTCTACAAGGAAAACACCTTGGAATTTAAGGCCCCTAAGTTTTATGGAGAGCCGCTGAATTGCCTCAAGTAAGATTCtggaaataattattttcactGTATAAATTATGTGTCTTTTGCATATAAAAGAGTAATTATGTGTGTCTGAAGACTGAAATCAGGTGTCGTCTAATCTCTGCATACTTTTTGTGGGATGTAGGTTATGGAGGGCTGTTACTAGATTGGGTGGCTACGATGTGGTATGTATGCATCTTGTTTCTCTTTGGATTAATTAAACTTAATGCTTAGCATAATTTCATATCTGTCTGCTGTAGACAAAGCATTGCAAAGAATGCTTGCACTCAAGTAGAACTTAATTGAAAGTTCCATAGATTTACTGGTTTATAATTTCACCAAACCGTGCCAAACTTATTAAAACTACACTTTTGCAATTTAAAAATGTTTGTCCTATCGTAATTTATCGTCTGGACTGTTAAATACTGGGATCTTATGATAGATGCAAATGAATGGAACCTGATAAGTAGATTAAACGAGTTGATAGTTGAATTATATTAGGCTCATTCATGGTATGTGTGGGAAGGTTCACCAACTATATACAGTGATTTTGGTGGGGAAAAGCTCACCAACTATATTTGTGGCATATGAAATATTGTCTGAATCATGTGAGGGAAAGTTCACCTACTATATATAGTGAATTTGGTAAATTTTGGTAACTTTGAGAAAATCAGGACATTATTGTTCAACTCTATTAATTTTGATCTTTAAAATAATGGTTGATGAAAGAAGCATAGTTAAAACCATAACAAAACATTAGTATACTTCAGCAACAGATTACCCACTTGGACCATTTGGAGATCATATTTATGGGCCTTTTTGTGATTCTCTTTCTGTCTCCCATAGGCTTTGACTCACAACTTTAATGCTTTACCctgagaggaaaaaaataaaagaaatagaatatgaaGATATTTGATGGAAGTTTGAGACAAATAGAAGAATGTTAAAAGGGTATTACAAAGTTCCAATTTGGATGTTCGAAGTTTCAAAATGACTAAGGTTACTGCTGGTGTGCAGTCTTGTCTTTAACCTGCACCAACCATTAAGTTGGACTTACACAATTTATCACAAACATATGGTCATCAAAAGCATCCGAGAAAAAACAATGTTCTGAACCACATTTGTTGTAAGGTACAAATCTTGTGGCTCAATCTTTTAGATTgtagaattttttattgaattagagGTGGTTGTGTAGGGGTTGCTGgatttttaaaaccattaaTAATCCAAGAATAGTATTGGATTGAAAGGTTCTACAATTTATCACAGTCAAAGCAAAAATTTGACAACTTCAAGTCTAATCTTATATTCTGAAATTCAACCGGCTTATGAAAATTCCATATGGTAAATTACCTCAAGATGAGGAGTAGAGAGTTTAGCTTTAACTACCTCCAATCTCAAAACTTTGGTATGATGGTGATAGTCTCACCCaaaaagttttgaattttcaaagcaAATTGAATTAATTTCTCACAAATGAGTTTAATTTTgtgcaaaaaaacaaattgaacttGTTCAAATTAACCAAGAACCAAGCGTAACCATCTATGTATAGGGAACTTAGGCAGGTAAAACTGGTTTGGTTCTGGATTTATTTTGACGAAAGGAAAACAAGTATAATTCTACTAACTTCCTTTCTAAGATTTATGTTATGCTCAGACAAATACAAATTGTCTTCTCGTATCCATCACCAGCTCCGAAAAGAATGCTTTTGAAACATGATATGCAAAGAAGCATTTAATGAAACAATAGTGCCTATGTCTTCCAGAAATGTGATGTAGGACAATAGTAAGAGGAAGGAATAAAAAAGAGATCCGGACTCACTCCGTCCTTTGGGTGTTTTTAATCACTCCCTAAAGAAAAATTCTGGCATCACACTGGTGTTGAGCAACACACCAAAGGGGCTTGGAGTCACCCCAAGTCTACCCATATGCTTCACACACGAGGAGAGGTGGAGCCATGTCCATTGATACAATGTATAGATAAATACTATGAGAATCAAAGAGAATTTTGAAGAGCTTCAATGATTTATTAAAACTCTTAAGGTTTTGATTTGGGTAGCTCAA
This genomic interval carries:
- the LOC18776937 gene encoding uncharacterized protein LOC18776937 yields the protein MGDCRPLGFLLGLPFALVALVLSVVGAVIWVLGSVLSCLCPCCCCVGGLANLAVTLIKLPVKIIRWFIDKIPC